A genomic window from Candidatus Omnitrophota bacterium includes:
- a CDS encoding ABC transporter ATP-binding protein, with protein MNEPLLEIKNLYVNFKQGEKTIEAVRGADLKVYEGEILGLVGESGSGKSVTALSVTRLLPSSAEITKGDILFDGREIFKLSEEQLRNIRGAKVSYVFQDPATSLNPVFTIGDQLIETIRLHQRSKENEAFDTAVGLLKDVGMPSPKEVMFSYPHQLSGGMKQRVMIAMAISCRPKLLIADEPTTALDVTIQAQILELLEKLREDLKLTVLLITHDLSIVAQVAEKTAVMQEGKIVEYGDTDMIYKKPSHPYTKKLIDCIPKMSRR; from the coding sequence ATGAACGAACCGCTTTTAGAGATTAAAAACTTATACGTCAATTTCAAACAGGGCGAGAAGACGATCGAGGCTGTCAGGGGCGCTGACCTCAAAGTCTATGAAGGCGAGATCCTAGGCCTCGTCGGGGAATCCGGCTCCGGAAAATCCGTGACCGCGCTTTCCGTGACGAGGCTCCTCCCAAGTTCGGCCGAAATAACCAAGGGCGACATATTATTCGACGGCCGCGAGATATTTAAATTATCGGAAGAACAGCTCAGGAATATAAGAGGGGCGAAGGTCTCATATGTATTCCAGGACCCGGCGACGTCCCTTAACCCGGTCTTTACCATAGGCGACCAGCTTATCGAGACGATACGGCTCCACCAGAGATCGAAGGAGAACGAGGCATTCGATACGGCCGTCGGGCTGCTCAAGGACGTCGGGATGCCGTCGCCGAAAGAAGTAATGTTCTCTTATCCGCACCAGCTCTCAGGCGGTATGAAGCAGAGGGTGATGATAGCAATGGCGATATCATGCAGGCCGAAACTTTTGATCGCCGATGAGCCGACTACCGCGCTCGACGTCACCATACAGGCGCAGATCCTTGAGCTCCTCGAAAAATTGAGGGAGGATCTTAAACTCACCGTCCTTTTAATTACCCACGACCTTTCGATAGTCGCGCAGGTCGCGGAGAAGACCGCGGTGATGCAGGAGGGGAAGATCGTCGAATACGGCGATACCGACATGATATACAAGAAGCCGTCGCATCCTTACACGAAGAAACTAATAGATTGCATCCCGAAGATGAGCAGGAGATAG
- a CDS encoding dipeptide ABC transporter ATP-binding protein, giving the protein MQPVLSVKDVKKYFPVARGLARHIVGEVKAVDGISFDVEAGKTLGLVGESGCGKTTLARIILNLLNPTAGKISFEGQQITGLAQDRMRPLRKRLQVVFQDPYNSLNPRMKIGEILSEPLLVHGIGDAKQRRLKVMELLSKVGLQADHAKRYPHQFSGGERQRIGIARALATDPKLIVCDEPVSSLDLSIQAQILKLLTGLQKELGLSYLFISHDLRVIESISDSVLVMYLGKAFEYASTDELYSFPIHPYTEALFSAISIGPDRKKKKMIVKGELPSPLSPPAGCKFHPRCPYAEPRCKIEEPLLEEVKPGHFVACPPRVRQLVK; this is encoded by the coding sequence GTGCAGCCGGTACTTTCTGTAAAAGACGTAAAAAAATATTTCCCGGTCGCTAGGGGGCTTGCCCGCCATATCGTAGGCGAGGTCAAGGCCGTCGACGGGATATCCTTCGATGTCGAAGCAGGGAAGACGCTCGGCTTGGTCGGTGAATCGGGCTGCGGAAAGACGACGCTGGCCAGGATAATACTCAATCTCCTTAACCCTACAGCCGGGAAGATATCATTCGAAGGGCAGCAGATAACCGGCCTCGCGCAGGATAGGATGCGGCCGTTAAGGAAAAGATTGCAAGTCGTCTTCCAGGACCCGTATAATTCGCTTAACCCGAGGATGAAAATTGGCGAGATCTTAAGTGAGCCGCTGCTGGTTCACGGAATCGGCGACGCCAAGCAGCGCCGGCTGAAAGTCATGGAGCTGCTTTCGAAGGTCGGATTGCAGGCCGACCACGCGAAGCGTTACCCGCACCAGTTCAGCGGCGGGGAGCGCCAGAGGATAGGTATAGCGCGGGCGCTCGCGACAGATCCCAAACTTATTGTCTGCGACGAGCCGGTTTCATCACTCGACCTCTCGATACAGGCGCAGATATTGAAATTGCTGACGGGCCTCCAGAAGGAATTGGGCCTATCATATCTCTTTATCTCGCACGACCTGCGGGTCATAGAATCTATATCCGATTCGGTCCTGGTAATGTACCTGGGCAAGGCCTTTGAATACGCCTCTACCGATGAGCTTTACTCATTTCCTATACACCCTTACACCGAGGCTCTCTTCTCAGCGATATCTATCGGGCCGGATCGCAAGAAGAAAAAGATGATAGTAAAAGGCGAACTGCCGTCTCCGTTATCCCCGCCTGCCGGCTGCAAATTCCATCCCCGTTGCCCATACGCCGAACCCCGGTGCAAGATAGAAGAACCTCTCTTAGAGGAGGTCAAACCGGGGCATTTCGTCGCCTGCCCGCCAAGGGTGAGGCAGTTGGTTAAATAA
- a CDS encoding MarC family protein — protein sequence MVDKIIFFLIKPLSPLAPFILSFIPVFVAVNAFGNLPLYIGLTEGMSKSDKKRVINKSILVATVVALLFIFAGKLALRLTGVEVFDFRIGGGILLLVLSVHLLLPGEEKKRHASADVGVFPLGTPLITGPAVLTTILIIIDLYGILPTVISILANMAISWAVLTYSEFFIKMLGQGGSRALAKVADIFLAAIAIMMIRMGILEIIVRMAAKK from the coding sequence ATGGTAGACAAGATAATATTCTTTCTGATAAAGCCGCTTTCACCGTTGGCCCCGTTCATACTCAGTTTTATACCGGTATTCGTTGCGGTCAATGCCTTTGGCAACCTGCCGTTATATATCGGCCTGACCGAGGGCATGAGCAAATCCGATAAAAAGAGGGTCATCAACAAGAGTATACTTGTAGCAACAGTGGTGGCGTTATTATTTATATTCGCGGGAAAGCTCGCCCTGCGGCTTACCGGGGTCGAGGTCTTTGACTTCAGGATAGGCGGTGGCATACTTTTATTGGTACTTTCGGTGCACCTCCTGCTTCCGGGCGAAGAGAAGAAGAGGCATGCCTCAGCGGATGTAGGCGTATTTCCGTTGGGGACGCCGCTTATAACGGGGCCGGCGGTCCTGACGACGATACTTATCATTATAGACCTTTACGGCATATTGCCCACCGTCATATCGATATTGGCAAATATGGCCATAAGCTGGGCCGTATTGACCTATTCGGAGTTCTTCATAAAAATGCTCGGGCAGGGCGGTTCCAGGGCCCTGGCGAAGGTTGCGGACATATTCCTGGCGGCGATCGCAATAATGATGATAAGGATGGGGATATTGGAGATAATCGTAAGGATGGCGGCGAAAAAATAA
- the glgC gene encoding glucose-1-phosphate adenylyltransferase produces MKKNVIAFIMAGGKGERLIPLTRDRTKPAVPFGGIYRIIDVTLSNCINSGIRRIHVLIQYKCNSLIRHLRLGWNIFDAELGEYIDIVPAQMRTGDTWYMGTADSIFQNLYFIETEKPEYVLILAGDHIYKMNYAEMIDYHIAKGADCTVSVVEMDKKDSQHFGVLEVDRNERILGFEEKPKTPKTIPGDPAHIYASMGIYVFKTDVLKEVLNADSQDPASKHDFGKNILPGMVARKEKVFAYNFKDENKKEAQYWRDIGTLDAYYEANMDLVGVTPVFNLYDKEWPIRTYMEKYPPAKFVFAGGDDGARIGVAIDSMVSNGCIISGGKVDRSILSPNVRVNSYASVTDSIVMEGVDIGRNARIRRAIIDKDVKVPQGTEIGYDLEEDKKRFTVTESGLVVVAKSTVIER; encoded by the coding sequence ATGAAAAAGAATGTAATAGCTTTCATAATGGCGGGCGGGAAGGGCGAGAGGCTCATCCCCCTGACGAGGGACAGGACCAAACCGGCCGTCCCGTTCGGCGGGATATACAGGATCATCGACGTCACGCTCTCGAACTGCATAAATTCGGGCATACGCCGCATACACGTCCTCATCCAGTATAAATGCAACTCACTCATAAGGCACCTGCGGCTCGGGTGGAACATATTCGACGCCGAACTCGGGGAATATATAGATATCGTCCCGGCGCAGATGAGGACCGGAGATACGTGGTATATGGGCACCGCCGACTCGATTTTCCAGAACCTTTATTTCATCGAGACCGAAAAACCCGAATATGTCCTGATACTGGCCGGCGACCACATCTACAAGATGAATTACGCGGAGATGATCGACTACCACATCGCCAAGGGCGCGGACTGCACCGTCTCGGTCGTCGAGATGGATAAGAAGGATTCGCAGCATTTCGGCGTGCTCGAGGTCGACCGGAATGAGAGGATACTCGGTTTCGAGGAGAAGCCGAAGACCCCTAAGACGATCCCCGGCGACCCGGCTCATATCTACGCGTCGATGGGCATATACGTCTTCAAGACAGATGTGCTAAAAGAGGTGCTTAACGCCGACTCACAGGACCCGGCGAGCAAACACGATTTCGGAAAGAATATCCTCCCCGGGATGGTCGCGAGGAAGGAGAAGGTCTTTGCTTATAATTTTAAGGACGAGAACAAGAAAGAGGCGCAATACTGGCGCGACATAGGGACGCTCGACGCGTATTATGAGGCGAATATGGACCTTGTCGGCGTGACGCCGGTCTTTAACCTTTACGACAAGGAATGGCCGATCCGCACCTATATGGAGAAATACCCGCCGGCCAAGTTCGTTTTCGCGGGCGGCGACGACGGCGCGCGCATCGGCGTGGCGATAGATTCGATGGTCTCGAACGGATGCATAATATCCGGCGGCAAGGTCGACCGCTCGATACTCTCGCCGAACGTGAGGGTAAACAGCTACGCCAGCGTCACCGATTCGATAGTGATGGAAGGCGTGGATATCGGCCGCAACGCCAGGATAAGACGGGCGATAATAGATAAAGATGTCAAAGTCCCGCAGGGGACAGAGATCGGGTACGATCTCGAGGAAGACAAGAAGAGATTTACGGTGACCGAGTCCGGGCTGGTCGTGGTAGCCAAGAGCACGGTCATAGAAAGATAG
- a CDS encoding endonuclease III has translation MRRDIPVVIRLLRRRFGRLRFRREKDAVGLLVKTILSQNTSDVTSFRAFDNLKKRFRNWESLRRADVPAIRREIKIAGLSNIKASRIKHALNLIYLMRGSLELDFLKRTGTREGYAFLRSIKGVGPKTAAIVLLFGFNKPVMPVDTHIFRVTKRLGLIGGKITPEKAQEYLTAETPADAIKEFHVHLIMHGRQVCAARDPKCPLCDLKQACKYYGEKYGRQGVNNRK, from the coding sequence ATGCGGCGCGATATACCGGTTGTGATCAGGCTTTTGCGCCGCCGTTTCGGAAGGCTCAGGTTCAGGAGAGAGAAAGACGCGGTAGGCCTGCTCGTCAAGACTATCCTCTCGCAGAACACCTCTGATGTAACTTCCTTTCGGGCGTTCGACAACCTAAAAAAGCGTTTCAGGAACTGGGAGAGCTTAAGGAGGGCGGACGTCCCGGCCATAAGGCGCGAGATAAAGATCGCCGGCCTTTCGAATATCAAGGCGTCCCGCATCAAACATGCCTTGAACTTAATATATTTGATGCGGGGCTCGCTGGAGTTGGATTTTTTAAAGCGGACGGGTACGCGTGAAGGATACGCGTTCTTAAGATCAATAAAAGGCGTCGGGCCTAAGACGGCGGCGATAGTCCTGCTCTTTGGGTTTAATAAGCCGGTTATGCCGGTAGATACGCATATATTCAGGGTGACAAAGCGCCTCGGGCTTATCGGCGGAAAGATTACGCCGGAGAAGGCGCAGGAATACCTGACCGCGGAAACACCAGCGGACGCGATAAAGGAATTCCACGTGCACCTGATAATGCACGGCAGGCAGGTATGCGCGGCACGGGACCCGAAATGCCCGTTGTGCGACCTTAAGCAGGCGTGTAAATATTACGGAGAAAAGTATGGAAGACAAGGCGTTAATAATAGGAAATAG
- a CDS encoding thiazole synthase produces MEDKALIIGNREFRSRLLVGTGKYADFDVMKKALEASGAEIVTVAIRRLDLGDAGAKKETLLDHIDRNKYTILPNTAGCYTAEDAIRIAHIARGMGLSELVKLEVIGDEKTLFPDTEALLAATKVLVKEGFTVMPYTNDDPVMAKKLADAGAACVMPLASPIGSGMGILNPINIRFIREAVKVPVIVDAGVGTASDVAVAMELGVDGVLMNTGIAGAKDPVGMARAMRLATEAGRLAYLSGRIAMKQYASPSSPTTGIIK; encoded by the coding sequence ATGGAAGACAAGGCGTTAATAATAGGAAATAGGGAGTTTAGGTCGCGGCTACTCGTCGGCACCGGCAAGTACGCCGATTTCGATGTAATGAAAAAAGCGCTTGAGGCATCCGGCGCCGAGATAGTCACCGTCGCGATAAGGCGGCTCGACCTCGGCGATGCCGGCGCGAAGAAAGAAACTCTACTTGACCATATCGACAGAAATAAATATACTATATTGCCTAACACGGCAGGCTGCTACACGGCGGAGGACGCGATAAGGATAGCGCATATCGCGCGAGGGATGGGCCTGTCCGAGTTGGTAAAACTCGAGGTCATAGGCGATGAAAAGACGCTCTTCCCGGACACGGAAGCGCTGCTCGCGGCGACCAAAGTCCTCGTCAAGGAAGGTTTCACCGTCATGCCGTACACGAACGACGACCCGGTCATGGCGAAGAAGCTCGCGGACGCGGGCGCGGCGTGCGTCATGCCCCTGGCTTCTCCGATCGGTTCGGGTATGGGGATATTGAACCCCATAAATATAAGATTTATCCGGGAAGCCGTTAAAGTGCCGGTGATAGTCGACGCGGGTGTAGGCACGGCCTCGGATGTGGCGGTAGCGATGGAATTAGGTGTCGACGGCGTGCTTATGAATACCGGCATCGCGGGGGCAAAAGACCCGGTTGGGATGGCCCGTGCTATGAGATTGGCGACCGAAGCGGGGAGATTGGCATATCTGTCGGGAAGGATAGCGATGAAGCAATACGCTTCGCCGTCGAGCCCGACAACAGGGATCATAAAATAA
- a CDS encoding N-acetyltransferase has product MVRKAQVKDTGRIHELIDYYAKNNLMLPRAESEIAENIRDFWVYEKGSVLIGCAALHIFSNKLAEIRSLAVDAGHVKSGIGTGLVKSCLKEAQDMGIKSVFVLTQKSDFFKRFGFMPIEKKKLPQKIWTDCSICAKFAKCDEIAYVKEL; this is encoded by the coding sequence ATGGTAAGAAAAGCGCAGGTAAAGGACACAGGGCGTATACACGAGCTTATAGACTATTACGCGAAGAATAATCTGATGCTTCCCCGTGCGGAGAGCGAGATCGCGGAGAACATTAGGGATTTCTGGGTATACGAGAAAGGCAGCGTCCTGATAGGCTGCGCCGCGCTGCATATCTTCTCGAATAAACTGGCGGAAATAAGGTCTTTGGCTGTCGATGCCGGCCACGTGAAATCAGGGATCGGTACCGGGCTGGTGAAGTCATGCCTGAAAGAAGCGCAGGATATGGGGATAAAAAGCGTTTTCGTGCTTACGCAGAAATCGGATTTCTTCAAGAGATTCGGGTTTATGCCGATCGAGAAGAAGAAGCTGCCTCAGAAGATATGGACAGATTGCAGCATCTGCGCGAAGTTCGCGAAGTGCGATGAGATAGCATATGTCAAGGAGTTGTAA
- the leuC gene encoding 3-isopropylmalate dehydratase large subunit → MGYTITEKILMAHADRKSISPGDLIDCKVDLCLGNDITAPIAISEFEKAGAGKVFDNKKIALVPDHFSPAKDIKSAEQLKVLREFAKKHSIKYYYEIGCMGIEHALLPEEGLTMPGDLIIGADSHTCTYGAVGAFSTGVGSTDLAAVFIRGRIWFKVPESIKFVYSGKLNKWVGGKDLILYTIGDIGVDGALYKAMEFTGGAIERLPMDDRFAMCNMAIEAGGKNGIIAADGTTLKYVKETTKKSKKKWKIYKSDKDAQYSEVKEYDVSKLEPMVSLPPLPSNAKPVSQVKNVRIDQSVIGSCTNGRISDLRMAAKVLKGKKVHKDVRCIIFPATQAVYLQAMDEGLLEIFVRSGCAVSTPTCGPCLGGHMGILAAGERSIATTNRNFVGRMGHLKSEVYLSNPAVAAASAIKGRIAHPEEVI, encoded by the coding sequence ATGGGATACACGATAACTGAAAAAATATTGATGGCGCATGCGGACAGGAAGTCGATATCTCCCGGCGATTTGATCGACTGCAAGGTCGACCTCTGCCTCGGCAACGATATCACCGCGCCTATAGCGATATCGGAGTTCGAGAAAGCCGGCGCAGGTAAGGTCTTCGATAATAAGAAGATAGCGCTCGTCCCTGACCACTTCTCTCCGGCGAAGGATATTAAATCCGCCGAACAGCTCAAGGTGCTCAGGGAGTTCGCGAAGAAGCATAGCATCAAGTATTATTACGAGATCGGGTGCATGGGCATCGAGCATGCGCTCCTCCCGGAAGAGGGGCTTACCATGCCCGGTGACCTTATAATCGGCGCGGATTCGCATACCTGCACATACGGCGCTGTCGGCGCGTTCTCGACAGGCGTCGGCTCGACAGACCTCGCCGCGGTATTCATAAGGGGCAGGATATGGTTTAAAGTGCCGGAGTCGATAAAATTCGTATACAGCGGAAAGCTCAATAAATGGGTCGGAGGCAAGGACCTCATACTCTACACGATAGGCGATATCGGCGTAGACGGGGCTTTGTATAAGGCGATGGAGTTCACAGGCGGCGCGATCGAGCGCCTTCCGATGGACGACCGTTTCGCGATGTGCAATATGGCCATCGAGGCCGGCGGCAAGAACGGCATCATCGCGGCCGATGGAACTACATTGAAATACGTGAAAGAGACTACCAAGAAATCCAAGAAGAAATGGAAAATATACAAGAGCGATAAGGACGCGCAATATAGTGAGGTAAAGGAATACGACGTCTCGAAACTCGAGCCGATGGTATCCTTGCCGCCGTTGCCGTCCAACGCGAAGCCTGTAAGCCAGGTCAAGAACGTCAGGATCGACCAGTCGGTAATCGGCTCATGCACGAATGGCCGCATCAGCGACTTAAGGATGGCCGCGAAGGTCTTGAAGGGAAAGAAAGTCCATAAGGACGTGCGCTGCATAATCTTCCCGGCCACACAGGCGGTATATTTACAGGCGATGGACGAAGGATTGCTCGAGATATTCGTGAGATCTGGCTGCGCAGTCTCGACTCCTACGTGCGGGCCGTGTTTAGGCGGGCATATGGGGATATTGGCCGCGGGCGAGCGCTCTATCGCGACGACGAACCGCAACTTTGTCGGGCGGATGGGGCACTTGAAGTCCGAGGTCTATCTCTCGAACCCGGCTGTAGCCGCGGCTAGCGCGATAAAGGGCAGGATCGCGCATCCGGAGGAAGTAATATGA
- a CDS encoding 3-isopropylmalate dehydratase small subunit, whose protein sequence is MILKGKTWKFGNDINTDEIIPAKYLVSVDPKVLGENCMDGITPGFSKKISAGDIIVGGKNFGCGSSREHAPLAIKGSGISCVIADSFARIFYRNSINIGLPIFECPEAAKSIEEGDEVEVDASTGLIRNLTKNKKYQAKPMPAFMQELIGAGGLMKWVVKKNG, encoded by the coding sequence ATGATACTCAAAGGGAAGACCTGGAAATTCGGAAATGACATAAATACAGATGAGATAATTCCGGCGAAGTACCTTGTTTCGGTTGACCCAAAGGTGCTCGGGGAGAATTGCATGGACGGTATAACCCCCGGGTTTTCTAAGAAGATCTCTGCCGGCGATATTATAGTGGGCGGCAAGAACTTCGGCTGCGGCTCGAGCCGTGAGCACGCGCCGCTCGCGATAAAAGGAAGCGGCATTTCGTGCGTCATCGCGGACAGCTTCGCGAGGATATTCTACAGGAACAGCATAAACATCGGCCTCCCGATATTTGAATGCCCGGAGGCCGCGAAGTCAATAGAAGAAGGCGACGAAGTGGAAGTCGACGCCTCGACAGGGTTGATAAGGAACCTCACAAAAAACAAGAAGTACCAGGCGAAGCCGATGCCCGCGTTCATGCAGGAGCTTATCGGGGCGGGCGGGCTCATGAAATGGGTGGTCAAGAAAAATGGGTAA
- a CDS encoding 3-isopropylmalate dehydrogenase: MGNYRIAVIPGDGTGPEVINEGLKVLKAASDKFGFKYETKVFDFSGERYLRTGKTVEDKDVEELRKYNAIYLGAVGHPDVKPGILEQQVLLKLRFSLDQYINLRPVKLYNSAYCPLKDKKPEDIDFVVVRENSEGLYKGMGEFQKKGSDEEVAIQISYNTRKGVERCIRYAFELCKKRNRKNRLTLCGKTNVLTYAWDLWQRTFNEVAKEFPEVKTDYAHVDATTMWFVKNPEWFDVIVTDNLFGDIITDLGAMIQGGMGIAAGGNINPKGVSMFEPIGGSAPKYTGQNVINPLAAICAGGMMLENLGEEKAGKAIEDAVIKVVNTKLKSLAAGKMGYSTSEVGDMVAVMI; this comes from the coding sequence ATGGGTAATTACAGGATAGCGGTCATACCCGGCGACGGGACAGGGCCGGAAGTGATAAACGAAGGACTTAAGGTCTTAAAAGCCGCAAGCGATAAGTTCGGCTTCAAATACGAGACGAAGGTATTCGATTTCAGCGGCGAACGCTACCTGAGGACAGGAAAGACCGTCGAGGATAAAGATGTCGAGGAGCTCAGGAAATATAACGCGATCTATCTCGGCGCTGTCGGGCATCCTGATGTAAAGCCAGGCATCCTCGAACAGCAGGTCCTTCTTAAATTGCGGTTTTCGCTAGACCAGTATATAAACCTCCGCCCGGTAAAGCTCTATAACTCGGCATACTGCCCGCTCAAGGACAAGAAACCGGAGGATATAGATTTTGTCGTCGTGCGAGAGAATTCGGAAGGCCTCTACAAGGGGATGGGCGAGTTCCAGAAGAAAGGGTCTGATGAAGAGGTGGCTATACAGATCTCTTATAACACCCGCAAGGGCGTCGAGCGCTGTATCCGTTACGCTTTCGAGTTATGCAAGAAGCGCAACAGGAAAAATAGGCTTACGCTCTGCGGAAAGACGAACGTCCTGACTTACGCCTGGGACTTATGGCAGAGGACGTTCAACGAGGTCGCGAAAGAGTTTCCCGAGGTCAAGACAGATTACGCGCATGTCGACGCGACTACGATGTGGTTCGTCAAGAACCCGGAATGGTTCGACGTCATCGTGACAGACAACCTCTTCGGAGATATCATAACCGACCTCGGCGCGATGATACAGGGCGGTATGGGTATCGCGGCCGGCGGGAACATCAACCCGAAGGGCGTATCGATGTTCGAGCCGATAGGCGGCTCAGCCCCGAAATACACGGGCCAGAACGTAATCAACCCCTTGGCCGCTATCTGCGCCGGCGGGATGATGCTCGAAAACCTCGGCGAGGAAAAAGCCGGAAAGGCGATAGAGGACGCGGTCATAAAGGTCGTGAACACGAAATTGAAGTCTCTCGCTGCCGGTAAAATGGGTTATTCAACAAGCGAAGTCGGCGATATGGTCGCCGTAATGATATAA
- a CDS encoding aspartate-semialdehyde dehydrogenase: MKRKSKYNVVVVGVGVVGIEMLRVLRQRNFPVGDLRVLARSEREITVDGEKYSVRAISPEAFDGMDIALFAGTEGEKGAAVTYAPEAVKRGCIVIDNGADFRMDPKVPLVVPEVNAADVKKHKGIIANPNCSTIQMVVALNPIHKKVGIKRIIVTTLQASSGAGKSAVDQLKAEAAAIHASRYENIHVDVERSMPQQLAYNVFPHIGSFVECDYTNEEWKLVNETHKIMHADKIKISATTVRVPVRTGHSESVYIETGKPISPDKVRALLSSSPGIIVEDDPKKGLYPMPKDAEGRDETFVGRIRSDCFVKNGLWLWVVADNLRKGAATNAVQIAECVISYSK, translated from the coding sequence ATGAAAAGAAAAAGTAAATATAATGTAGTCGTTGTCGGAGTAGGTGTCGTAGGGATAGAGATGCTGCGCGTATTGCGCCAGCGGAATTTCCCGGTAGGAGACCTGCGGGTTTTGGCGCGCAGCGAAAGGGAGATAACCGTTGACGGAGAAAAATACTCTGTCCGGGCGATCTCACCTGAGGCGTTTGACGGGATGGACATAGCGCTTTTTGCCGGAACTGAGGGCGAGAAGGGCGCGGCTGTCACTTATGCCCCTGAGGCGGTAAAGAGGGGTTGCATCGTCATAGATAACGGCGCCGATTTCAGGATGGACCCGAAAGTCCCCTTGGTCGTACCGGAAGTTAACGCCGCCGACGTCAAAAAGCATAAAGGGATAATCGCGAACCCGAACTGTTCGACCATACAGATGGTCGTAGCGCTTAACCCGATCCACAAAAAGGTCGGGATAAAGAGGATAATCGTCACTACCCTGCAGGCGTCATCCGGCGCCGGAAAGAGCGCGGTAGATCAGTTGAAAGCAGAGGCGGCGGCGATCCACGCGAGCAGATACGAGAATATACACGTAGACGTCGAGCGCTCGATGCCGCAGCAGCTGGCATATAACGTCTTTCCACACATCGGCAGTTTCGTTGAATGTGATTATACCAACGAGGAGTGGAAGCTTGTCAACGAGACCCATAAGATAATGCACGCGGATAAGATAAAGATCTCCGCGACCACCGTGAGGGTGCCTGTCAGGACCGGCCATTCCGAATCTGTATATATAGAGACAGGGAAACCGATAAGCCCGGATAAGGTCAGGGCGCTCCTTTCGAGTTCGCCGGGCATCATAGTCGAGGATGACCCCAAGAAAGGCCTTTATCCCATGCCCAAGGACGCTGAGGGAAGGGATGAAACCTTTGTTGGCCGCATCCGCTCCGATTGTTTCGTAAAGAACGGGCTGTGGCTGTGGGTCGTAGCGGATAACCTGCGCAAGGGCGCCGCTACCAACGCGGTCCAGATCGCCGAATGCGTAATATCCTACTCAAAATAG
- the truA gene encoding tRNA pseudouridine(38-40) synthase TruA — MRNILLKIEYDGTDYAGWQSQKNAKSIQDTIEAALNRITGRKARLISCGRTDSGVHALSLFANFKTESKIPPFKLQRALNSVLPKDIAIKEAKEAPLKFNSRFDAKSKLYRYTIMNGSSRSAISGNFTVYLPYKLNVALMKKEAKVLAGKHDFKSFQAADRVERSSVRTIKKLDIKKKGEAIIIDIEADGFLYNMVRNIAGTLVDIGRGKLPAGSMVRILKAKDRELAGETAPAKGLCLIEVKY; from the coding sequence ATGCGTAATATCCTACTCAAAATAGAATACGACGGCACCGATTACGCCGGTTGGCAGTCGCAGAAGAACGCAAAGAGCATACAGGATACTATAGAAGCCGCGCTTAATCGGATAACAGGCCGTAAAGCGCGGCTTATCTCTTGCGGGAGGACCGACTCCGGCGTCCACGCGTTAAGCCTGTTCGCGAATTTTAAGACCGAATCGAAGATCCCGCCCTTCAAGCTGCAGAGGGCGCTCAACAGCGTCCTGCCCAAGGATATAGCGATAAAGGAAGCGAAAGAAGCCCCGCTTAAATTCAATTCAAGGTTCGACGCTAAGTCTAAACTATACCGCTACACTATAATGAACGGCTCATCCCGGTCCGCGATCTCCGGGAATTTTACAGTTTATCTTCCTTATAAGCTTAATGTCGCATTGATGAAAAAAGAAGCGAAGGTCCTCGCGGGAAAGCATGACTTCAAATCGTTCCAGGCCGCGGACAGGGTTGAACGCTCCTCGGTCCGCACTATAAAGAAACTTGATATAAAAAAGAAGGGCGAGGCTATAATTATTGATATCGAGGCAGACGGATTTTTGTATAATATGGTAAGGAATATCGCCGGGACGTTGGTAGATATCGGCCGCGGAAAGCTTCCGGCAGGGAGCATGGTCCGTATCCTTAAAGCAAAGGATAGGGAACTTGCCGGTGAGACAGCCCCGGCGAAGGGGTTGTGCCTCATTGAGGTAAAATATTAG